In Chloroflexota bacterium, one genomic interval encodes:
- the aqpZ gene encoding aquaporin Z — protein MKQYGAEFIGTFWLVLGGCGAAVLAASFPEVGIGWLGVALAFGLTVLTMAYAIGHISGCHLNPAVSIGLWSGGRFPAKQVLPYIVAQVLGAVVAGGVLYVIASGNADFSVADGFASNGYGEHSPGGYALTSALVTEVVMTMMFLFIIMGATDNRAPQGFAPLAIGLGLTLIHLISIPVTNTSVNPARSTGVAIYVGGWAIQQLWLFWVAPIVGGVLGALLYRFVGERQEAPGPATSDE, from the coding sequence ATGAAACAGTATGGAGCAGAATTCATCGGTACGTTTTGGTTGGTTTTGGGGGGCTGTGGCGCCGCTGTGCTTGCTGCGTCCTTTCCCGAAGTAGGCATCGGGTGGCTGGGGGTTGCTCTGGCGTTCGGGCTTACTGTTCTGACGATGGCTTATGCCATTGGGCATATTTCCGGGTGCCATCTTAACCCGGCGGTCTCGATCGGACTTTGGAGCGGTGGTCGTTTTCCGGCCAAACAGGTGTTGCCGTACATCGTCGCACAGGTGCTCGGTGCCGTAGTAGCCGGGGGCGTTCTCTACGTGATCGCCAGTGGCAATGCAGATTTCAGTGTGGCTGATGGCTTCGCGAGCAATGGCTATGGCGAGCATTCACCGGGCGGTTATGCGTTAACGTCGGCCCTGGTGACCGAGGTTGTCATGACTATGATGTTTCTATTCATCATCATGGGTGCTACTGATAATCGGGCGCCACAGGGATTTGCCCCGCTGGCCATTGGCCTGGGGCTTACCCTGATTCATCTCATCAGCATTCCTGTGACCAATACGTCGGTGAACCCAGCCAGGAGCACCGGCGTAGCGATCTACGTGGGCGGCTGGGCCATCCAACAGCTCTGGCTGTTCTGGGTTGCTCCGATCGTTGGCGGTGTGCTGGGCGCTCTGTTGTATCGTTTTGTGGGCGAGCGCCAGGAGGCACCTGGTCCAGCGACTTCCGATGAATAG
- a CDS encoding alpha/beta fold hydrolase, translating to MNHSKRLKIATTVTGVAITLLFLFTACAAPVPDPPEATKTPVATPSKETSAATPDSTANAPTLLDRPCDLFIPAGEVEGETIQCGYVIVPAVLDQAESQPVKLAYVILKATRDKPLDDPIIHIAGGPGIASTSRDVVLELARRYASMRETRDIILYDQRGMGRSQPYFDCYQFLDDSTDFSALDDESKLTAACQEAMDAQGYPPEAFSTVVSAADLNELMAALGYPEYNLYGISYGTRLLMALMHYFPDQAPVRAIVLDSVDTLPENIGTELTAAGQLLQQDMFESVFAACAEDEACATAYPDLRAQFDALTEQLDRTPIQLDENTNVDGDTIYRYTFPYNSAFQNIPYQPRMIAELSQGVTTTLSMIANGEIPAPATRTAALPPEPEAVGDLLDLYLECPSLESTEDETGSEIDPLVGYWDADEGALAALFTNVCPEDIATQLTAAASDTPGFFNYIIQRFAPDPTVGVNPNINGKLLCTEQYPFREPFGEMKEEMAVGGMPAFFIEETIANLTQNVAGCDAWRDAMTEPTPDEYGSYPTLVLSGQFDNLTPPAWSETAAALLPNAQLLTIPNAWHSIMGNNGPCPTDITLQFLANPGEVVDASCTEGMQVVFLPPADEKTASSDEITGTPGAPAIGDPLYPTLGNGGYDIQHYDIALDADPARNVISGTVTIDAIATQDLSAFNLDLAGLTVDQVTVDSNQAPFSRDGNELTITPAQALANGAAFSAQVRYHGEPELIDDPSAPIALGWQAQDGGSFVVSEPSGAMNWYPGNNHPADKATYTFRITVPDTYEVAANGILSQTLPADGHVTYVWAVDQPMASYLATVQINDYDMVATTTGSGVAIRNYFLNDTPADVRTAFDDTGAMLDYVADLIAPYPFDAYGMVLLREPTRWALETQTLSTYGEGGASDPTTVMHELVHSWFGNSVSPATWQDVWLNEGFAKYFESLWLDHIGEAPIDDSMDELYQIISGQQTGPPALPAQTELFGLSTYYRGAYSLHALRRTVGDDIFFDILREYYQRYQGGSASTADFVAVARELGGEEAESVLHDWLYGERVPQETGG from the coding sequence ATGAACCATAGTAAACGACTGAAAATCGCAACTACCGTGACGGGGGTGGCAATCACACTTTTGTTCCTGTTCACCGCCTGCGCAGCTCCAGTTCCTGACCCGCCAGAAGCGACCAAAACGCCGGTGGCAACACCAAGCAAGGAAACATCTGCCGCGACGCCAGATTCAACAGCCAATGCGCCAACGCTGCTCGACCGCCCCTGCGATCTCTTCATCCCCGCGGGCGAGGTCGAAGGCGAGACCATCCAGTGCGGCTACGTGATCGTTCCCGCAGTTCTGGATCAGGCGGAGAGCCAGCCGGTCAAACTGGCCTATGTCATCCTAAAGGCCACCAGGGACAAACCGCTGGACGACCCCATCATTCACATCGCCGGCGGCCCGGGCATCGCCTCCACCAGCCGGGATGTCGTGTTGGAACTCGCCCGCCGCTATGCCTCCATGCGCGAGACGCGCGACATCATCCTCTACGATCAACGGGGCATGGGCAGAAGCCAGCCTTACTTCGATTGTTACCAGTTCCTGGACGATTCGACGGACTTCAGCGCGCTGGATGACGAGTCAAAACTGACCGCCGCCTGCCAGGAAGCCATGGACGCCCAGGGCTATCCGCCGGAAGCCTTCAGCACGGTCGTTTCCGCCGCCGATCTCAACGAGCTGATGGCGGCTCTGGGTTATCCCGAATACAATCTTTATGGCATCTCCTACGGCACGCGCCTACTTATGGCCCTCATGCACTACTTCCCGGATCAGGCGCCGGTGCGCGCCATCGTCCTGGATTCGGTGGACACCCTGCCTGAAAACATCGGTACGGAACTGACTGCGGCCGGGCAACTGCTGCAACAGGACATGTTTGAATCTGTCTTTGCCGCCTGCGCCGAGGACGAAGCCTGCGCCACTGCCTATCCCGACCTGCGCGCCCAGTTCGATGCCCTGACCGAACAACTGGACCGGACCCCCATCCAGCTTGACGAGAACACCAACGTGGATGGCGACACCATCTATCGCTACACCTTCCCCTACAACAGCGCATTCCAGAATATCCCCTACCAGCCAAGGATGATTGCAGAGCTGAGCCAGGGCGTGACCACCACCCTGAGTATGATCGCCAACGGTGAAATCCCCGCGCCGGCCACCCGAACGGCCGCCTTGCCCCCGGAGCCGGAGGCGGTGGGGGATCTGCTGGACCTCTATTTGGAATGTCCCTCCCTGGAGTCAACGGAAGACGAGACAGGCAGCGAGATCGATCCGCTGGTGGGGTATTGGGATGCGGACGAAGGCGCCCTGGCGGCCCTTTTCACCAACGTCTGCCCGGAGGACATCGCCACCCAATTGACCGCCGCCGCCAGCGACACGCCCGGATTCTTCAACTATATCATCCAGCGCTTCGCCCCCGACCCGACGGTCGGCGTCAATCCCAACATCAACGGCAAACTCCTCTGCACCGAGCAATATCCCTTCCGGGAACCGTTCGGGGAGATGAAAGAAGAGATGGCGGTGGGTGGCATGCCCGCCTTCTTCATCGAAGAAACTATTGCCAACCTGACTCAGAATGTGGCCGGATGCGATGCCTGGCGGGACGCCATGACCGAGCCCACGCCCGACGAATATGGCTCCTACCCGACCTTGGTGCTCTCCGGTCAGTTCGACAACCTGACGCCGCCGGCCTGGAGCGAAACCGCCGCCGCCCTGCTGCCTAATGCCCAACTGCTCACCATCCCCAACGCCTGGCACAGCATCATGGGCAACAACGGCCCCTGTCCCACGGACATCACGCTTCAGTTTTTGGCGAATCCTGGCGAAGTTGTGGACGCCAGTTGTACGGAAGGGATGCAGGTGGTCTTTCTCCCACCAGCTGACGAAAAGACCGCTAGTTCCGATGAAATCACAGGAACCCCGGGCGCGCCCGCTATAGGCGATCCCTTATACCCGACCCTGGGCAATGGCGGCTATGATATCCAGCACTACGATATCGCCCTGGACGCCGACCCGGCCCGCAACGTCATCAGCGGCACGGTCACCATCGACGCCATCGCCACCCAGGATCTGAGCGCCTTCAACCTGGACCTCGCCGGCCTGACCGTGGACCAGGTGACGGTCGATTCCAACCAGGCCCCATTCAGCCGCGACGGCAACGAACTGACCATCACCCCCGCACAGGCGCTGGCCAACGGAGCAGCGTTCAGTGCCCAGGTGCGCTACCACGGTGAGCCGGAGTTAATCGACGATCCCAGCGCGCCGATTGCGCTCGGCTGGCAAGCGCAGGACGGGGGCAGCTTTGTCGTTTCTGAACCATCCGGGGCCATGAACTGGTATCCCGGCAACAACCATCCCGCGGACAAGGCCACCTACACCTTCCGCATCACCGTCCCCGACACCTATGAAGTGGCGGCCAACGGAATCCTCAGCCAGACGTTGCCCGCTGATGGCCATGTGACCTACGTGTGGGCGGTGGATCAGCCCATGGCCAGCTATCTTGCCACGGTGCAGATCAACGATTACGACATGGTCGCTACCACCACCGGCAGCGGTGTGGCCATCCGCAACTACTTCCTGAATGATACGCCTGCTGACGTCCGGACCGCTTTCGACGATACCGGGGCCATGCTGGACTACGTGGCCGATCTCATCGCTCCCTATCCCTTCGACGCCTACGGCATGGTGCTGCTGCGGGAACCGACCCGTTGGGCCCTGGAAACCCAAACCCTCTCCACCTACGGCGAGGGCGGCGCATCCGATCCGACGACCGTTATGCACGAACTGGTCCACTCCTGGTTCGGCAACAGCGTTTCCCCGGCCACCTGGCAGGATGTCTGGCTGAATGAAGGTTTCGCCAAGTATTTCGAGAGTTTGTGGCTGGATCATATCGGTGAGGCGCCCATAGACGATAGCATGGATGAACTCTACCAGATCATTTCGGGTCAGCAGACTGGACCGCCAGCGCTACCCGCACAGACGGAGTTGTTCGGTTTGAGCACCTATTACCGGGGCGCTTACTCGCTCCACGCCCTACGCCGGACGGTTGGCGATGACATTTTCTTCGACATCTTACGTGAGTATTACCAACGCTACCAGGGTGGCAGCGCCAGCACCGCCGACTTCGTAGCCGTGGCCAGGGAACTGGGCGGGGAAGAGGCGGAGAGCGTTCTTCATGATTGGCTGTACGGCGAGCGCGTGCCCCAAGAGACCGGCGGCTAA
- a CDS encoding nuclear transport factor 2 family protein, whose amino-acid sequence MSRNDQRKIAGVIETEKRWAAAHLDLDMDTIEAILSDEFMQIEADGSVIGKDELLISYRSGDRGWEIAQSDEYEVRLMGDVAILTGRWRGKGQNAGESFDYTARFMAVYRLEEDVWKQVAAVSVPPGG is encoded by the coding sequence ATGTCCCGAAATGATCAGCGAAAAATCGCTGGTGTCATCGAAACCGAAAAAAGATGGGCGGCTGCCCATCTCGACCTGGATATGGACACGATCGAGGCGATTCTATCCGACGAGTTCATGCAGATCGAGGCCGACGGTTCGGTGATTGGCAAGGATGAGCTGCTTATCTCCTATCGATCGGGCGACCGAGGGTGGGAGATCGCCCAAAGTGATGAGTATGAGGTGAGACTGATGGGGGATGTGGCTATATTGACAGGACGTTGGCGCGGCAAGGGGCAGAACGCGGGGGAGTCGTTCGACTACACTGCTCGTTTCATGGCGGTTTACAGGTTGGAGGAGGATGTCTGGAAGCAGGTAGCCGCGGTGTCGGTGCCGCCGGGCGGGTAG